One Sodalinema gerasimenkoae IPPAS B-353 DNA segment encodes these proteins:
- a CDS encoding RNA-guided endonuclease InsQ/TnpB family protein — translation MLVLEFKIKGKPHQYAAIDEAIRTAQFVRNKALRYWMDTPGVNKYDLNKYCRVLAREYDFARELNSTARQASAERAWSAISRFFENCRQSVPGKKRCDPAPSYGARERAPREGYPRFKKNGRSVEYKTSGWKLLDPKHIVFTDKKNVGRLKLVGTWDLAFYGIEQIKRVRLVRRADGYYAQFCVKVEVREELKPSGNTVGLDVGLLEFYTDSNGECEPNPRFYRNAEKKLKRAHRRVSKKQKGSANRKKAVNRLGRVHLKISRQRDEHAKRLARCVIQSNDLVAYENLRIQNLVRNHCLAKSIHDAGWYQFRKWLEHFGVKFGRITVAVNPAYTSQKCSSCGTVVKKSLSTRTHVCQCGCELDRDHNAAVNILNAALSTVGHTGTWVLDPNASGDLTATLAGANLSGQVGSLKEESPRL, via the coding sequence ATGCTTGTTCTTGAGTTCAAAATCAAAGGGAAGCCCCATCAATACGCTGCAATTGACGAAGCGATCCGAACCGCACAGTTCGTTCGTAACAAGGCACTGCGCTATTGGATGGATACCCCTGGGGTCAACAAATACGACCTCAATAAGTACTGTCGGGTACTCGCCCGAGAGTATGATTTTGCTAGAGAACTCAACAGCACGGCTCGTCAAGCCTCAGCCGAACGTGCTTGGTCGGCAATTTCTCGATTTTTCGAGAACTGTCGCCAGTCTGTTCCCGGCAAGAAGCGGTGCGACCCCGCGCCGTCGTACGGCGCCAGGGAACGCGCACCAAGAGAAGGATATCCCAGGTTCAAGAAAAACGGTCGTTCTGTCGAGTACAAAACTTCCGGTTGGAAGTTACTCGACCCCAAACACATTGTCTTTACCGACAAGAAGAATGTCGGGCGACTGAAGCTAGTTGGAACCTGGGATTTGGCATTTTACGGTATCGAACAAATCAAACGGGTTCGACTGGTTCGCAGAGCCGATGGCTATTACGCTCAGTTCTGCGTCAAAGTAGAGGTTCGAGAAGAACTCAAACCGTCAGGAAATACTGTGGGGTTGGATGTCGGACTCCTTGAGTTCTACACCGATTCCAACGGGGAGTGCGAACCGAACCCGAGGTTTTACCGAAACGCCGAGAAAAAGCTCAAACGCGCTCACCGAAGGGTGAGCAAAAAACAGAAAGGCTCTGCCAACCGAAAAAAAGCCGTCAATCGACTCGGACGAGTACACCTCAAAATAAGTCGGCAACGTGATGAACACGCCAAGAGACTGGCGCGTTGCGTAATCCAATCTAACGATCTGGTGGCCTACGAAAATTTGAGGATACAGAATCTGGTGAGAAACCACTGTCTCGCCAAGTCGATTCACGATGCTGGTTGGTATCAATTTAGGAAATGGTTAGAGCATTTTGGGGTAAAATTCGGCAGGATAACTGTAGCGGTGAACCCTGCCTATACCTCTCAAAAATGCTCGAGTTGCGGCACGGTGGTCAAGAAAAGTCTCTCGACTCGAACTCACGTTTGTCAGTGTGGGTGCGAGTTGGATAGAGACCACAACGCAGCCGTCAACATTCTGAATGCTGCCTTAAGTACGGTAGGGCATACCGGAACTTGGGTCTTAGACCCAAACGCTTCTGGAGATTTGACCGCTACTTTGGCTGGTGCAAACCTGTCAGGGCAAGTCGGATCGTTGAAGGAAGAATCCCCACGCCTTTAG
- a CDS encoding Uma2 family endonuclease, producing the protein MTIAQDKTRVIYPDCDGNPMSDNTKQFRWIVVIKENLEILFADNPDVFIAGDLLWYPQEGNNRIRQAPDVVVAFGRPKGDRGSYRQWEENDISPQVVFEILSPRNRLKEMAKKLKFYDQYGVEEYYIFDPDRLDFHGWLRNPDGTLGVIEQPENWQSPRLGIRFELQDEQFTIYHPNGDRFLTPTELAKQSESQRQEAESQRQRAEAAEERVRELEARLRELGGDRDNEET; encoded by the coding sequence ATGACCATTGCCCAAGACAAGACCCGCGTTATTTACCCCGACTGTGACGGAAATCCCATGTCCGACAATACCAAGCAGTTTCGTTGGATTGTCGTCATCAAGGAAAATTTGGAAATTCTCTTTGCTGACAACCCTGATGTCTTTATAGCTGGGGATCTCCTCTGGTATCCCCAGGAAGGGAACAACCGGATACGCCAAGCACCTGATGTGGTGGTGGCCTTTGGACGACCGAAGGGCGATCGCGGGTCCTATCGACAATGGGAGGAAAACGATATCTCGCCGCAAGTGGTCTTTGAAATCCTCTCCCCCAGAAATCGCCTCAAGGAGATGGCCAAAAAACTTAAGTTCTATGACCAGTACGGCGTCGAGGAGTATTACATCTTTGACCCCGATCGCCTCGACTTCCACGGCTGGCTACGGAATCCTGATGGAACCCTCGGCGTGATTGAACAGCCCGAAAATTGGCAAAGTCCCCGTTTGGGAATCCGCTTTGAACTCCAGGATGAGCAGTTCACGATCTATCATCCCAATGGCGATCGGTTTCTCACCCCGACAGAATTAGCGAAACAGTCTGAAAGCCAGCGTCAAGAAGCTGAAAGCCAGCGTCAACGAGCGGAGGCGGCGGAGGAACGAGTCCGGGAATTGGAGGCTCGTTTGCGCGAATTGGGTGGCGATCGCGATAATGAAGAAACGTAA
- a CDS encoding ABC transporter ATP-binding protein → MTATPIDRPNPRPKTSDWRLFLRLTPYAKRNQKLLWIVLALLPPLALAGSVQPVLVGQTISFIRQEPTYFFLEGLTLSQGITLLVTLLLFSMVVRAILDGIQGFLVQKVGQRMTMQIRNDLFERVTSLSSSFFDRTPVGRLITRLTSDVDALGDVFSTGAIGIVSDLATILVLILVMFTVQWELALMLLLMLIPTAAIVIYFQQEFRKANYRAREELSRLNSNFQENIVGINIVQLFRRERYNAEAFRSINQDYISAVDRTIFHDSAVSATLEWVSLIAIAGVLWLGGLRVIEGEMNFGLLASFILFAQRLFDPLRQFADKFTSLQSGFTAVERISDLLDEPIDIQDPAGIDTRSIEPGHSGEIRFENVSFGYKPDEYVLHNLNFTIHRGEKVAIVGPTGAGKSSMIRLLCRLYEPQQGRILIDGIDVRDLRQAELRQHVGVILQDGFVFAGDVKSNIALGEHYDFETIQAAAEQTNVSQFIEQLPEGYNTQLRERGTNLSGGEKQLLAFARVAVRDPKIMVLDEATANLDVKTEAWIQEALDRLLERRTAIIIAHRLSTIRNVDRILVLKRGELVESGSHEELLQQNGLYAGLYKLQLLES, encoded by the coding sequence ATGACCGCAACCCCCATCGATCGCCCCAACCCTAGACCCAAAACGAGTGACTGGCGGCTGTTTCTGCGCCTGACTCCCTACGCCAAACGCAATCAAAAACTCCTCTGGATTGTCCTGGCCCTCTTACCTCCCCTGGCCTTAGCCGGTTCCGTCCAGCCGGTTCTGGTGGGACAAACGATCTCCTTCATTCGCCAGGAACCTACCTATTTCTTCCTGGAGGGACTGACCCTCTCCCAAGGAATCACCCTCTTAGTCACGTTACTGCTCTTCAGCATGGTGGTTCGAGCCATCCTGGATGGGATTCAAGGCTTTCTGGTGCAAAAAGTGGGTCAGCGGATGACCATGCAGATTCGCAATGACCTGTTTGAACGGGTGACCTCCCTCTCGTCAAGTTTCTTCGATCGCACTCCCGTCGGACGACTCATCACGCGCCTCACCAGTGACGTGGATGCTTTAGGGGATGTCTTCTCCACCGGGGCCATCGGGATTGTCAGTGACTTAGCCACCATCCTCGTTCTCATCCTGGTCATGTTCACTGTTCAGTGGGAACTGGCCCTGATGCTGCTGTTGATGCTTATCCCCACAGCGGCGATCGTGATTTACTTCCAACAAGAGTTCCGCAAAGCTAACTATCGCGCTCGTGAGGAACTCTCCCGGCTCAATTCCAACTTCCAAGAAAACATCGTCGGCATCAATATCGTGCAATTGTTTCGCCGGGAACGCTACAACGCCGAAGCCTTCCGCAGCATTAACCAGGACTATATCTCCGCCGTCGATCGCACCATCTTTCATGATTCCGCTGTCTCGGCGACCCTGGAATGGGTGTCTCTGATTGCGATCGCCGGTGTACTTTGGCTCGGAGGATTGCGGGTGATTGAAGGGGAGATGAACTTCGGACTCTTGGCTTCGTTTATCTTATTTGCGCAACGTCTCTTTGACCCCTTACGCCAATTTGCCGATAAATTCACTTCCTTACAATCGGGGTTTACCGCCGTTGAACGGATTAGTGACCTCCTCGATGAACCCATTGATATTCAAGATCCAGCTGGGATTGACACGCGCTCCATTGAACCGGGCCATAGTGGCGAAATCCGCTTCGAGAATGTCAGCTTCGGCTACAAACCCGATGAATATGTTTTGCATAATCTCAACTTCACCATTCATCGCGGCGAAAAAGTGGCAATTGTTGGCCCCACGGGAGCTGGGAAAAGCTCCATGATTCGTCTCCTCTGTCGTCTCTACGAACCCCAACAGGGTCGCATCCTCATCGATGGAATTGATGTGCGAGATTTACGTCAGGCGGAACTGCGTCAACATGTGGGGGTGATTCTCCAAGATGGTTTTGTTTTCGCCGGGGATGTGAAAAGCAATATCGCGTTAGGAGAACATTACGACTTTGAGACGATTCAAGCCGCCGCCGAACAAACCAATGTTTCTCAGTTTATTGAACAACTCCCCGAAGGCTATAACACCCAACTGCGGGAGCGGGGAACCAACCTCTCAGGGGGAGAAAAACAGTTATTGGCCTTCGCACGGGTGGCGGTGCGTGACCCGAAAATTATGGTCTTGGATGAAGCAACCGCCAATTTAGATGTGAAAACCGAAGCCTGGATTCAGGAGGCGTTGGATCGACTTTTGGAAAGACGGACGGCGATTATCATCGCTCACCGTCTCTCAACGATTCGTAATGTCGATCGCATCCTGGTCTTGAAACGGGGCGAATTGGTAGAATCAGGGAGTCATGAGGAACTGTTGCAGCAAAATGGACTCTACGCGGGTCTCTATAAGTTGCAATTGTTGGAGAGTTGA
- a CDS encoding Uma2 family endonuclease yields MVTTPQPKTVIYPDCDGNPMSDNTRQFRWIVVIKENLEILFDDNPDVFVAGDLLWYPEEGNNKLRQAPDVMVAIGRPKGDRGSYRQWEEGGIAPQVVFEVLSPGNRLKEMAKKQQFYDRYGVEEYYIFDPDRLDFNGWRRNEAGILEVIEHPEDWTSPRLGIRFELRSDQFTIYRPDGQRFLTPTELAKQAEQQRQEAQQQRQEAEQQRQEAQQQRQEAQQQRQRAESAEARLRELEARLRDLEGD; encoded by the coding sequence ATGGTAACTACACCTCAGCCAAAAACAGTCATTTACCCCGATTGTGACGGAAATCCTATGTCGGATAATACGCGCCAGTTTCGTTGGATCGTGGTCATTAAGGAGAATTTGGAGATTCTCTTTGATGACAACCCCGATGTCTTCGTGGCTGGTGACTTACTCTGGTATCCCGAGGAAGGCAATAATAAACTCCGTCAAGCTCCCGATGTGATGGTGGCGATTGGACGGCCGAAGGGCGATCGCGGCTCTTATAGGCAATGGGAAGAAGGCGGTATTGCTCCCCAGGTGGTATTTGAGGTGCTATCTCCGGGAAATCGCCTCAAGGAAATGGCTAAGAAACAACAGTTTTACGATCGCTATGGGGTAGAGGAGTATTATATCTTTGACCCCGATCGCCTCGATTTTAATGGCTGGCGACGGAATGAGGCGGGAATCCTGGAGGTGATTGAGCATCCAGAAGATTGGACAAGTCCCCGACTCGGGATTCGCTTTGAACTTCGCTCAGACCAGTTCACCATTTATCGTCCTGATGGTCAGCGGTTTTTAACGCCAACGGAGTTAGCTAAACAGGCTGAACAGCAACGTCAGGAAGCGCAACAGCAACGTCAGGAAGCCGAACAGCAACGTCAGGAAGCGCAACAGCAACGTCAGGAAGCGCAACAGCAACGTCAGCGGGCCGAGTCCGCTGAAGCTCGGCTTCGGGAACTCGAAGCGCGTTTACGGGACCTTGAGGGCGATTGA
- a CDS encoding CHAT domain-containing tetratricopeptide repeat protein, producing the protein MSIASSILSRLRLRRRPARVRRRLRWLGLTLLLVLLLGRVGLGTPQPHSPQMVFEQWRSHYQNQAYDAALESLTPLLDSENISAANRALAYNYQALTQQKQGDWQQARAAIERSWQLLDPQQDSTSLNPPQQRILAAVLTTRGQIQLALGQPNLAYESWRQATAYYRQLGHEEGVTGGLLNQAQALQELGFTVRACDTLLSLLGRSRSVREPQSPISSCQRLQGQSPVQIQDWLAQMTLETPPHLQTPVLQSLGTVLQALGDLDAAEGVLRQAEDRLLAQAEGVGPSLALDLGNLYGARARRYQQLGMFQTPFREARTRSLGYYRRTSGQTPEQRLRSQLNELLLWVDLDLRGDNPNPDPQALETVQTLLATIPPQLEQLPLSRQRVYHRVSLACVLLACDRPQDSPHLPDWGIPLQTVEGLLQQAGEEAEQLGDNRAASYVWGAWGRLAQVQGRLSQAQEYSERAIAQAESLGADELLYRWYWQLARLQTAQGLESLAAYDGAFESLKRLEAKVMTDDGTWRFSGRYQVAPLYQEYAQRLFAIDSMTQGDLEKAIEVMDALQVAEINDFFGLACLEVRSRDLRDYPDTAVIHIFTFPERFELILEESDGTLNRQRVEFPEDIGTFLDSLQLSLQTNFDYQESLTRLYRALITPIEADLEALQPQQLVFVLYGKIRQIPMAALYDSQQYLIESYPIAIAPSLELLEPRGLEVPQLRAIAAGRQNFETLGDSLDEMSSSLSWLPLDEVSHLNLHFVEQELRGIGELIPSKLLFDQDFTIEALEQEIRSLNYPLVHIASHGRFSNFAEDTFILADRPLGIRQLADILNVQDRTRHNDIDLLVLSACETARESDRALLGMAGMAARAGVRTIIGSFWAVDDQSTALMMQRFYQGLKEAQNDRLDINKAEALRQAQIAMIRGEFGQVYSHPYFWAPFVLIGHWK; encoded by the coding sequence ATGTCCATCGCCTCCTCGATTTTGAGCCGTCTTCGTTTGAGGAGACGGCCCGCACGAGTTCGCCGCCGTTTGAGATGGCTGGGACTAACTCTGCTACTGGTGCTGCTTCTGGGGAGGGTAGGATTGGGAACCCCCCAGCCTCACTCCCCGCAAATGGTCTTTGAACAGTGGCGATCGCACTATCAAAATCAAGCCTATGACGCTGCCTTAGAGAGCTTAACCCCCCTTTTGGACTCCGAAAACATTTCTGCGGCTAACCGCGCTCTGGCGTACAATTATCAGGCACTGACGCAACAAAAACAGGGGGACTGGCAACAGGCACGCGCAGCCATTGAACGGAGTTGGCAACTCCTAGACCCTCAGCAGGACAGCACGTCCCTCAATCCCCCTCAACAACGCATCCTGGCGGCGGTTCTCACTACCCGAGGTCAGATTCAGTTGGCCCTGGGACAGCCGAACTTGGCCTATGAGAGTTGGCGACAGGCCACGGCCTATTATCGTCAGTTAGGCCATGAGGAGGGGGTGACGGGGGGACTGTTGAACCAGGCTCAAGCCTTGCAGGAGTTGGGATTTACGGTTCGAGCCTGTGATACGTTACTCTCCCTATTGGGGCGATCGCGAAGCGTGCGGGAACCGCAATCGCCCATCTCCTCCTGTCAACGTTTACAGGGTCAATCCCCGGTCCAAATTCAGGATTGGCTCGCTCAGATGACCCTAGAGACGCCGCCACACCTACAAACTCCTGTTTTACAAAGTTTGGGGACGGTGTTGCAGGCCCTGGGGGACTTAGACGCCGCCGAGGGAGTTCTACGTCAAGCGGAGGATCGCTTGCTGGCTCAGGCGGAGGGGGTCGGCCCCAGTTTAGCTCTGGATTTGGGCAATCTCTATGGGGCTAGAGCCAGACGCTATCAGCAATTGGGGATGTTTCAAACCCCGTTCCGGGAGGCTCGGACTCGGAGTTTAGGGTATTATCGTCGCACCTCGGGACAAACTCCGGAACAACGACTGCGATCGCAACTGAATGAACTTCTCTTATGGGTGGATTTGGATCTCAGGGGGGATAATCCCAATCCTGATCCCCAGGCCCTGGAAACGGTGCAAACCCTCCTGGCTACGATTCCCCCACAACTAGAGCAACTTCCCCTCAGTCGCCAACGGGTGTATCACCGAGTCAGTCTCGCCTGTGTCTTGTTGGCTTGCGATCGCCCCCAAGACTCCCCTCATCTCCCCGATTGGGGGATTCCTCTTCAAACGGTGGAAGGACTATTACAGCAGGCCGGGGAGGAGGCAGAACAGCTCGGAGATAACCGGGCCGCCTCGTATGTTTGGGGGGCCTGGGGTCGGTTGGCTCAGGTGCAGGGAAGACTCTCTCAGGCTCAAGAGTACAGTGAGAGGGCGATCGCCCAAGCGGAGTCGTTGGGGGCTGATGAGTTACTCTATCGCTGGTATTGGCAACTTGCTCGCCTGCAAACGGCCCAAGGGTTAGAGTCCCTCGCTGCCTATGACGGAGCCTTTGAGAGTCTGAAGCGGTTAGAGGCCAAGGTGATGACCGACGATGGGACTTGGCGTTTTTCCGGGCGATATCAGGTGGCCCCACTCTATCAAGAGTATGCGCAACGGCTGTTTGCGATCGACTCGATGACCCAAGGGGATTTAGAAAAAGCCATTGAGGTAATGGATGCGTTGCAAGTGGCGGAAATCAATGACTTTTTTGGCTTGGCTTGTCTGGAGGTGCGATCGCGGGATTTACGGGATTATCCCGATACCGCTGTCATCCATATTTTTACCTTCCCAGAACGCTTTGAACTCATCCTGGAAGAGAGCGATGGAACCCTAAACCGTCAGCGAGTGGAGTTCCCGGAAGACATTGGGACATTTTTAGATTCTCTTCAGTTGAGTCTCCAGACCAACTTCGACTATCAGGAGTCTTTAACTCGCCTCTATCGCGCTTTAATCACTCCAATTGAAGCAGATTTAGAGGCTCTACAGCCCCAGCAACTGGTGTTTGTCCTCTATGGCAAAATCCGCCAGATTCCTATGGCGGCGCTTTATGATAGCCAACAGTATCTGATTGAGTCCTATCCCATTGCGATCGCCCCCAGCCTCGAACTCCTTGAACCTCGTGGCTTAGAGGTTCCCCAACTGCGGGCGATCGCCGCCGGCCGCCAAAACTTTGAGACTCTGGGCGATTCCCTTGACGAGATGTCCTCCTCCTTGTCTTGGCTTCCTCTGGATGAAGTGAGTCATCTCAATCTCCATTTTGTGGAACAAGAACTGCGGGGAATTGGCGAGTTAATCCCCAGTAAACTCTTATTTGACCAAGATTTTACGATTGAAGCCCTAGAGCAAGAGATTCGCTCGTTGAACTATCCCCTGGTTCATATTGCGAGTCATGGACGCTTTAGTAACTTTGCCGAAGATACCTTCATTTTAGCCGATCGCCCTCTGGGAATTCGTCAACTGGCGGATATCCTCAATGTCCAGGATCGAACCCGACACAATGACATTGACTTATTAGTCTTAAGTGCTTGCGAGACGGCCCGAGAGAGCGATCGCGCTCTATTAGGGATGGCGGGAATGGCAGCTCGGGCGGGGGTTCGCACGATTATTGGCAGTTTTTGGGCGGTCGATGACCAGTCCACGGCCTTAATGATGCAACGGTTTTATCAAGGCTTAAAAGAGGCGCAAAATGACCGTCTCGATATTAACAAAGCAGAGGCCTTGCGTCAGGCTCAAATTGCCATGATCCGTGGTGAGTTCGGCCAGGTTTACAGTCATCCCTATTTCTGGGCCCCCTTTGTCCTCATTGGTCATTGGAAGTGA
- a CDS encoding CHAT domain-containing tetratricopeptide repeat protein has translation MTTPNNRVVLKLDGDLEHHGFKVFLEIGVDDQLPQVERIGYLPANPPLAQQLQHHWQQHYPAIGAPYIRNFSSPDPPSTASSDPQFLGNYRIKPKGSFASHHEGRFVACQQSARQVAHLFRQWLQSPEFHRLDLCLREELSKTEEIELLIRCDRPEIKKLPWHLWSFSQSYQKTEVSFGSFVASSPYVPQRSPNSTVKILAVLGHAQGINTQCDRQFLETLPQAEVEFLVEPSRHDINCKLWQDSWNIIFFAGHSETQNETGKIYINPQEGLEISDLSYGFQEAVKRGLTLAIFNSCDGLGLVHKIEDWQIPIAIIMRELVPDQVAQAFLKSFLAQFSQGQSFRESVRQAREQLQGLEGRFPCASWLPMIYQNCPNLSPTWQGFIEPTLSPKTRQLRSQKTEPLPISLPSFRPLLSWLTVQFSQHRVRFSVMLLGVIVGQVWLRPSLANYFHQKGQAEIETPSGVERPWVAAKRWFRLALYLDPDHSGAHVDLGNLYQDMSQNERAKEHYKESFFLHNAVGCNNLGRLYILQNEFEAASNYLMQCQRLLKRNQPWTEYAILKNRGWVALEQELFPLAQSYLQEAIELKPQEGAAHCLMAKLMVKSPDLETSKFTDHGWTCVDNIRNNLPEEIRWKTQVQRLLTMRGVERE, from the coding sequence ATGACAACTCCAAACAATCGCGTTGTCCTCAAACTAGATGGAGATTTGGAGCATCATGGGTTTAAAGTCTTCCTGGAAATTGGTGTCGATGACCAATTACCTCAGGTTGAAAGGATAGGCTATCTTCCCGCTAATCCTCCCCTGGCGCAACAGCTACAGCACCATTGGCAACAACACTATCCCGCCATTGGCGCTCCCTATATCCGCAACTTCTCCTCCCCAGACCCCCCTTCTACAGCCAGTTCTGACCCCCAATTCCTCGGCAACTATCGTATTAAGCCGAAAGGCAGTTTCGCGAGTCACCACGAAGGCCGCTTCGTCGCCTGTCAACAATCGGCTCGACAAGTGGCGCATCTGTTTCGTCAGTGGCTTCAGTCTCCCGAGTTTCATCGCCTCGATTTGTGTTTACGGGAAGAACTGAGTAAAACCGAAGAAATTGAGCTACTGATTCGTTGCGATCGCCCCGAAATTAAGAAACTCCCTTGGCATTTATGGAGTTTTTCTCAGAGTTACCAAAAAACAGAAGTCTCCTTCGGTTCGTTCGTTGCCTCCTCCCCCTATGTCCCCCAACGGTCTCCCAACTCAACGGTCAAAATTCTTGCTGTTTTAGGTCACGCTCAGGGAATTAACACCCAGTGCGATCGCCAATTTTTAGAAACCCTCCCCCAAGCCGAGGTCGAGTTTCTGGTTGAACCCTCACGTCACGACATCAACTGCAAACTCTGGCAAGACTCCTGGAATATTATATTTTTTGCCGGTCACAGTGAAACCCAAAATGAAACCGGAAAAATTTATATTAATCCCCAAGAGGGACTGGAAATTTCTGACCTCAGCTATGGATTCCAAGAAGCCGTCAAACGGGGTTTAACCCTCGCCATTTTCAACTCCTGTGATGGTTTGGGATTAGTTCACAAAATTGAAGATTGGCAAATTCCCATCGCCATCATTATGCGAGAATTAGTCCCCGATCAGGTGGCTCAAGCCTTTCTCAAATCCTTCCTCGCTCAATTCTCCCAAGGACAATCATTTCGTGAGTCCGTACGGCAAGCTCGGGAGCAATTACAAGGCTTAGAAGGGCGATTTCCTTGTGCCAGTTGGTTGCCGATGATTTATCAAAACTGCCCCAATTTATCACCCACCTGGCAGGGATTTATTGAGCCAACATTAAGCCCCAAAACTCGACAGTTGAGAAGCCAAAAAACTGAGCCTTTGCCCATCTCACTGCCTTCTTTTCGCCCTCTTCTGAGTTGGCTAACCGTCCAATTTTCTCAACATCGTGTTCGCTTTTCCGTAATGCTCCTCGGTGTTATTGTCGGACAAGTTTGGCTCCGACCGAGTTTAGCAAATTATTTTCATCAAAAAGGGCAAGCAGAAATCGAAACTCCCTCAGGTGTTGAGCGTCCCTGGGTTGCCGCCAAACGCTGGTTTCGCTTAGCCTTATATCTCGATCCAGATCACTCGGGCGCTCATGTAGATTTAGGTAATCTATACCAAGATATGAGTCAGAATGAGCGAGCCAAAGAACACTATAAAGAATCGTTTTTTCTACACAATGCTGTAGGCTGCAATAATCTCGGTCGCTTGTATATTTTGCAAAATGAATTTGAAGCTGCGAGCAACTATCTAATGCAATGTCAGCGACTTCTCAAACGGAATCAACCTTGGACAGAATATGCCATTCTTAAAAATCGAGGCTGGGTAGCCTTAGAACAAGAATTATTCCCATTAGCCCAGAGCTATTTACAAGAAGCAATTGAGTTAAAACCCCAGGAAGGGGCCGCCCATTGCCTGATGGCAAAACTCATGGTAAAATCTCCAGATTTGGAAACCTCAAAGTTTACCGATCATGGCTGGACTTGTGTGGATAACATCCGCAACAACTTACCGGAAGAAATCCGCTGGAAAACCCAGGTTCAACGTCTCTTAACAATGCGAGGAGTGGAGCGAGAATGA
- a CDS encoding DUF3386 domain-containing protein, whose amino-acid sequence MTATQVSARELFRNAYENRYTWDANFPGYTADVTYEKGDTVVTGKAKVGADMKAEVHDVEDDTVQKAIHGQLWETAIHRVRREFESVHGDNTFSYGETDDTGAVGINIGGKGEGDRYQLRDNEVCMVHRHIHGVVVTIHTQSSHDTGEGYLSHRYDSVYHDPKTGEQKGTKSDFEDEYTQVGDYWILSKRTIHSADSETPEVFTFSNIQLLNA is encoded by the coding sequence ATGACAGCTACCCAAGTTTCTGCTCGGGAACTCTTCCGCAACGCCTACGAAAATCGCTATACCTGGGATGCCAACTTCCCCGGCTACACGGCAGATGTCACCTATGAAAAGGGCGATACCGTCGTCACCGGGAAAGCCAAAGTCGGCGCCGACATGAAAGCTGAAGTTCACGATGTCGAGGATGACACCGTCCAAAAAGCCATTCATGGCCAACTCTGGGAAACCGCCATCCACCGCGTGCGTCGCGAGTTTGAGTCGGTTCATGGTGATAACACTTTCAGCTACGGTGAGACGGACGACACCGGGGCCGTGGGGATTAACATTGGTGGAAAAGGCGAGGGCGATCGCTACCAACTCCGAGATAACGAAGTTTGCATGGTTCACCGCCATATTCATGGCGTTGTCGTTACCATCCACACCCAAAGCAGCCACGACACTGGCGAAGGCTATCTCTCCCATCGCTACGATTCCGTCTATCACGATCCCAAAACCGGGGAACAGAAAGGCACGAAAAGTGACTTTGAGGATGAATACACCCAAGTCGGCGATTACTGGATTCTCAGCAAACGCACCATCCATAGTGCTGATAGTGAGACACCGGAAGTCTTTACATTCAGCAATATCCAATTGTTGAACGCCTAA